The Triticum aestivum cultivar Chinese Spring chromosome 5A, IWGSC CS RefSeq v2.1, whole genome shotgun sequence genomic sequence TGTAAGGTATGAAGTCTAATGGGAATAAATCTAATGCATATTCAGCAACTAAATGCGTTCAGGCAACAAAACGAAAAATCCACACTAGCAATAAATATGCTACTTATATACAGATGTCATCAACACTTGATATGGAAGAAAACAATGTTGAATCACTGACGAAGATATTTTTATCTTAACGAATATcactctgttcacaaatataagatgttctaaccttTTTTCTGGTTCGAATGTACATAGACGCATTTTAGTGTGttcgttcactcatttcagtccgtatgtactccatattgaaatatcaaaaaacattttatatttgtgaacagagggagaaATAAACTCTGCCTAGAAGTTTACTTTCTGAAGGAGGGAGAGACCTGCCATTTATCCATCAGTGATTTTTCAGCTCTACACCTGGCCAGGTAGTAGCCTTCAACTGCAGTTTCAGTATCTTTCAAGGGTGCATTAGTAAGAATATAGAAAAACCCATTATGATGCTCCAAAAAGTACTGTACTTTGTTGGTGCGTTTTTGTACAGGCCATAAGCCTTCTCTTACATTACCAGATTCCATCACATAAACCTGCAGCAACACAAGCCCAAATCAGAAAGAACAATcaaaaacaagacatgtgttgtaAACGTCGCAAAATGCATTTCGAATTGGGTATAAAGTTGAAATAGAAACCTTCCTCAGATGATGTCCTTGTGTTAGAATTCACAGTGATATACTTGAAATCTTTTGTGCTTGTGATATCCACACAACAGTTTACATCATCCTCCACGAAAACTAAAAGGCCGGCCTCATTTGACTGCATCTTTTTACAGAAAACCCTATAAGATGAAAACATATCAAATACAGTAAAAGACTACAAGCTTCTTGAGCTTAACACTCTATTGCAGGAAGGAGACTTACTGATTGGGACGTAGAGTCTCATCACAGACAGTATAAAATAAATTTTCACTGTCGTGAGCCCATGCTAAACTGACAATTCCCTTGTCTGGCGGACTAAAAATGACATGCTTAGACTGAAGATCTTTCACTTCCAGCGAAAACAGTTCACCCCCAGATGTATCGAGAGTATATGCAAGAAACCTATGATCAGGAGATATTCGACAACTCCCAATGTGAACATAACCTGCATAAGTTACAAAATGATCCACTGATAAGTCTTCAGGCGCAAGCAAATAAAATGTCCTCATCGCAAGAAATCAATGATAATAAGCAAATAAGCAATGTCCAATTAACTGCAGTAAATATAACAATCAAACTACATCAAACTATACAATTGAAGCTCACATCAGTATATTATGTGTAAATATGGAGATCACACCAGACTACTTTATGTAGCAAAGCACGTACCAAATTTCTCTGCGATCTCATTCCAGTCAAGCAACACTTCTTCCTTCTCCCAGTCAGAAAGATAACTAAGGAAACGTCCTGCTAAACCACCAGAGGGCCTCAGCTTTCTCGACAAAACTGGGTACTCCATTCCGTTTGGCACGTACTGGTAATATGACCTGGATACACAAACATGAGCTATGTAAGACACAAAGGCAGTTGTATTTTGTTGTGCAGCATCATTTACCTAGCAAAAGTATTTTAAAAAGTGCTCTCCCGTCTTTCCATTAGCACTTATTTCCTGAATAGGAGTGTAAAAGCTATGTTTCTAGTCAGAAGCATATATAACAAGTGCAACATTGTCCAAGGAAATTATATGAACAGTGCATCCCGCAACCGTGTCCTGACGTGGCAAATGAAATTTGACAGAACAGTTCGAAGTCATACCCTAGCGATACAGTTCCAAGTCATACTCTATGGGATCAAACGAAATGGAGCAGTACGAACCAAGGGCCCCAGGGCTGAGGCGGGGAAACGGCGGAAGGGGGCAGCCGGGCGCGCATCTCGGCAGCGAGGCGCGCGCGGAGGCCGCCTCCGCCGGCCGAGGAGACGAAGGCTTCTGCGTAGGCGTTCTCGGCGGCGAGGAGGGCGGCGAGGTCGGGGTCGGAGGTGTCGCGCATCCAGTGGTAGGGGTCGCTCCACGACCTCCCGTGCGCCGACACGGTGAAGGGGACTTTCTTCGCCACAGGCAGCGGCGGGAGGGTGTCGGTGTTCGGGGGATGCGGCTGCGAGGGAaggcgggagcggcggcggcaggTGGTGGAGAAGAGGCGGAGCAGGGCGGGGAGGGGGTGCCGCCGGTGGAGCATCACGCCGGTTCAGACGGTTTTGCAGTGCGGAAGCCTGGGGTTTTTCCTAAGGTTCGGGCCAGTTGTTTTGGGAGACCCAGAATCGCCCCCCTTCCCACCTTCTCGCAGCTCTGtattttttttacaatcctatctcTCCCTAATCTCTTCTTAAAATTATCCACAGTGAAAGTAACATCACTAGTAACATCACATTTTTCAAGATAATTTTActtatgtggcatatatttaatgaTGAGAGAGGTGATGGtgataacttagctagttactgtaacatcacacataccaagacaataTGAGTTTATAGGCTAATAAATGAACCATAACATGACAACAcatatatgttactacccactgtgaaggtagtaacatagcctagtaaAATGTGAtgttactagtctaaattactcccTATTGTGACTAGtctaataaagcacggattgagtctccggATTTACCGTCGCttcatttttttgaaaaaactcCTGTGTTTTACTGTAATTAACATGCGCTATAGTTTTAATGCTAATAAACAGAGAAAACGTTTCGTGTGTTGGGCTTGGGCCTCGGCTCGGCCTTTAGggtgaaaaaaagaagaagagcacGAACGAACCGGTACGGGCGAGGGAAAAAACGCACGCCCCGTCTCGACCTCCAACGCGTCGTCAGCCCCCTGCCACGCTGCTGCGCACCGCCGGCCCCCGACACGCCGCCGTGCACCGCCGCAGCCGACCCCCGccacgccgccgcgcgccgccacccCTGCGGCTTTCCATCACCGGAGACACACGACGCCGGCGCCACACCATCCCCCAactcctctcccccctcctcctatGCCTCCACCGCTCTTCAGCCGGCCAACTCCCTACTGAGGGAGCCATGGAACTGGTCGGCCATGCTCTCGAGGTGCTCCCCGTCATCCCGTCGCCGGCTGCTGCTCCGGGCCCGCCTCCTCTCAGCTGACATCGCTGGAAATTGGCGGCACCACCAGATCCCCCGTCTGAAAGTCCCCAAGTACCAGGTGCTTGCTCCCAGATCCGCACTATATACCCAATTTTTGCTTGATTGTGCAGATTTGTAAAAATTTCGATTTGGAGACGAGTTAGAATAACCTTGTGAATTATTGCTAACCTTGCAAGAGGCAGACAAGGAGGGTCTGATTGTTGCTGAGCCGAGCTCGTAAACGTCTCACTCATGTGGTTTTGTGCTATTCTGAATCTTCTTCTCTGAAGTGTGTTGTTTCAGTTTCAGACACAAAATGTGTTGCGCTTGCAGTGCATACCAATGCATAGTTTACCGATGTGTATGCGTGTTCATTTGATTTCACTCCAGTTTACCGATGTGCATACGTGTTCATTTGATTGCACTTCAGTTTACCAATTCTTTTTACTGATCCAAGTTCAACATAATGTCTGTATTGTGCCCTCCAGACCTGAAAATTCCTACTTTTGGTTAATAAATCATGTTGTTCTCAAGACTCAACTATGGATGATCAGAACATTAGCAACCTTGAAGTAGCAGTTCTGTTATGTTCAGAATTTACTTAAAATTGAAATTTGAAAAG encodes the following:
- the LOC123101395 gene encoding uncharacterized protein is translated as MWHIFNDEREKTFRVLGLGLGSAFRVKKRRRARTNRYGRGKKRTPRLDLQRVVSPLPRCCAPPAPDTPPCTAAADPRHAAARRHPCGFPSPETHDAGATPSPNSSPPSSYASTALQPANSLLREPWNWSAMLSRCSPSSRRRLLLRARLLSADIAGNWRHHQIPRLKVPKYQEQELQDQNKKPGKNIMSV